From Dendropsophus ebraccatus isolate aDenEbr1 chromosome 2, aDenEbr1.pat, whole genome shotgun sequence, a single genomic window includes:
- the LOC138784116 gene encoding RING finger protein 151-like encodes MGYDIERFLGSVNDGLLCCICNDVLEHPLQAPCEHTFCGVCIRGWLSQQSNCPVDRQALTATNLRKLHRYMRNDLSRLQIRCRNQRSGCEMVCSLESIDKHDRECEFSHMSCINHGCTVQFQRRHLAVHLAVCEHQRRECTNGCGYTTLSAKDVQHSCIAELRTGLEILRSEMLCRIEKTKKEMKSGLDSQRQHKESLLQAQREIKELKSQMSRLLSDVETLKTSERKRRQDLERANQEKQANRDQQELVERLKGLQQERGTKSKDETHSPASSHSLPVVETLGRKTKEFTVS; translated from the exons ATGGGCTATGACATTGAGCGTTTCCTTGGCAGTGTGAATGACGGACTTCTCTGCTGTATATGTAATGATGTTCTTGAACACCCATTACAAGCCCCCTGTGAGCATACATTCTGTGGTGTATGTATACGGGGCTGGCTCAGCCAACAAAGTAACTGCCCGGTGGACAGACAGGCACTCACTGCCACCAATCTGAGAAAACTGCACAG GTACATGAGGAATGATCTAAGCCGGCTTCAGATCCGATGTAGGAACCAAAGAAGTGGCTGTGAGATGGTTTGTTCTCTGGAATCCATCGATAAACACGATAGAGAGTGTGAGTTCAGTCATATGTCCTGTATAAATCACG GCTGCACTGTCCAGTTTCAGAGAAGACATTTGGCTGTCCACCTGGCCGTGTGTGAACATCAGAGACGGGAATGCACCAACGGCTGCGGCTATACCACTCTAAGTGCTAAAGATGTACAGCATAGCTGCATAGCCGAACTCAGGACAGGGCTTGAAATCCTAAG ATCAGAAATGCTATGCAGAATAGAAAAAACAAAGAAAGAGATGAAGTCTGGCCTGGACTCACAGAGACAACACAAGGAGAGTCTCCTACAGGCTCAAAGAGAGATTAAAGAGCTGAAG AGTCAGATGTCTCGGCTCCTATCTGATGTGGAGACTTTGAAGACTTCAGAAAGAAAGCGTCGGCAAGACCTGGAGCGGGCCAACCAGGAGAAGCAGGCCAACCGTGATCAGCAGGAGCTGGTGGAACGTCTGAAAGGTTTACAGCAAGAACGTGGAACAAAAAGTAAGGATGAAACACACAGCCCTGCCAGCAGTCATTCTTTACCTGTTGTCGAAACCCTCGGAAGAAAAACCAAAGAGTTCACAGTAAGCTGA